The genomic region CCGAAAATAAAAGAGGAAAGAAAGAGAAAAACGAATCGTCGATTAGCATTTCTACTATGTTTATTTTTTATTTTAATAGCGTCCGTTGTTTATATGCAGTCACCGTGGAGTGAAATTTCTCATATTACTGTTCAAGGTAATAACATTTTAGACGATAACAATATTATAGAGCATAGTAGTTTATCATTGGGGGCAAGTGTTTGGAAGTTGAATAAGGAGGCAGTAGGTGAAGAAATTGAGTCACTGCCAGAGATAAAATCAGCTGAAATACATTTTATTTTTCCTAATTCCTATATAGTTAAAGTGGAAGAATATGACCAAATAGCGCTTATATTTACTGAAAATTTGTTTAAACCTGTACTTGAGAGTGGACTAGTTTTAGAGGGGGACAACCTTTCGACGCAACCTTTGCCAATCCTTCGAGATTTTGAAGATAAAAAAATGCTAGAAGAGGTTGTACAACAATTGAAGCTGTTACCTTTAGATGTGAAAAATCGTATTTCAGAAATCATTTATACACCGAAGCAAGCGGATCCTTATCATATTACTTTATTTATGAATGATGGATATGAAGTGAGTGCAACGATTCGTACATTAGCCGAGAAGCTTGTTCACTATCCTTCTATTGTTAATCAGCTTAAAGAAGAAGGAAAAGGAATTATTGATTTGGAAGTAGGCTCATTCTTTAGAGCCTATGAAGGTACTAAAAAAGAAGAGGAAACCAATAATGAAGACTAACTATGTGATCATGTTTCTTGTTTGTCTTGTTTTAGGATTTATGTTTTCCTTTTCTTACAGTCAAACGAACCGAGACAAAGATGAACAGACAACTCCTTCAAATCTTCAGTGGAAAGAAGAAGATAATTTGAGAAACCAGATCATTGATCAATCTGCAACAAATAATTCTCTTCAAGAGGAATTGTATACAAAACAAAATGAAATTCGAGATTTTGAAAAAGAGTTCTCTGAGGAAGAAGAAATCTTCTTTAACTTAGTACAAGATGCCAACAAATATCGAATGTTTTTAGGGGAAGTTAAAGTGAAAGGGCCAGGTGTAAATGTGACCCTGGCAGATGGAGATTATGACCCTACTGATGAAAATGTGAATAATTACATTGTTCATGAGGCTCACGTTTTTAAAGTCATTGATGAATTGTATATTTCAGGGGCGACAGCCGTTGCCATTAATGGAAAGCGATTATCACATAACTCTTATATCGTTTGTAACGGTCCAGTTATCACAGTGGATGGAGATCAATTTCCAGCACCTTTTGAAATTACAGCTATTGGTGAACCTGAAATATTAGAATCTGCCCTTAACATTGTAGGTGGTGTGAAAGATCAGCTTGTGAATGATAATGTTGTATTTAGTATGGAAAAGAAAAAAGAAATTGTACTCGATCCAATTATTCCTGAGTCATAAAGGGTTTGTTGAAGGCTAGGTGGAAGAATGAAGAAGCGAGCTAAGATTAGTTTTACGGTTATTACGATGATTATTGGGTTTATGCTTATGATTCAGTTTAAATCAGTAAAAGAACCAGTCGTAAGAGATACTCGTGATATATGGGAATTAAGGGATGATCTACTAAAAGAAAAAGAAATGCATTCAACGCTCTTACAAGAAATTCGCTCAGTAGATGAAACGTTAGAAAGGTATGAATCAGAAAGACAAACAAGTAAAGAACAAGCCTTGAAGGAAACAGTAGAGGAATTAAAAATGAAGGCTGGTTTAACGCCCATAACAGGCCCAGGAATTATTTTAACTGTCGAACCTGTTTTAGAGGACATCATGCTAGGTAATCCAGTTCAATCTGTGTCACCTGAATTACTAAAATGGCTATTGAATGAATTAAATCAATATGGTGCTTATCAGTTATCCATTGACCATCAGAGAGTTGTTAATACTTCTGTCATTCGTGATATTAATGGGGAAACAACCGTAAACACTGTACCTATTACCAATATTCCTTTTGAGATTAAAGTCATTACGAAAGATTTAGAGAGTGCAGAGAAATTATCGAATCAAATGAGGGTTTCGAAAGTGGTCGAAGCCTTTTATAGAG from Bacillus spongiae harbors:
- a CDS encoding cell division protein FtsQ/DivIB; the encoded protein is MEKENENVVSLEDRIPKIKEERKRKTNRRLAFLLCLFFILIASVVYMQSPWSEISHITVQGNNILDDNNIIEHSSLSLGASVWKLNKEAVGEEIESLPEIKSAEIHFIFPNSYIVKVEEYDQIALIFTENLFKPVLESGLVLEGDNLSTQPLPILRDFEDKKMLEEVVQQLKLLPLDVKNRISEIIYTPKQADPYHITLFMNDGYEVSATIRTLAEKLVHYPSIVNQLKEEGKGIIDLEVGSFFRAYEGTKKEEETNNED
- a CDS encoding DUF881 domain-containing protein: MKTNYVIMFLVCLVLGFMFSFSYSQTNRDKDEQTTPSNLQWKEEDNLRNQIIDQSATNNSLQEELYTKQNEIRDFEKEFSEEEEIFFNLVQDANKYRMFLGEVKVKGPGVNVTLADGDYDPTDENVNNYIVHEAHVFKVIDELYISGATAVAINGKRLSHNSYIVCNGPVITVDGDQFPAPFEITAIGEPEILESALNIVGGVKDQLVNDNVVFSMEKKKEIVLDPIIPES
- a CDS encoding DUF881 domain-containing protein, coding for MKKRAKISFTVITMIIGFMLMIQFKSVKEPVVRDTRDIWELRDDLLKEKEMHSTLLQEIRSVDETLERYESERQTSKEQALKETVEELKMKAGLTPITGPGIILTVEPVLEDIMLGNPVQSVSPELLKWLLNELNQYGAYQLSIDHQRVVNTSVIRDINGETTVNTVPITNIPFEIKVITKDLESAEKLSNQMRVSKVVEAFYREKFKISISAEEEEITLPAYNRNIRNKLMEPVE